A single window of Bacteroidota bacterium DNA harbors:
- a CDS encoding VOC family protein — MSKYLIAGIQQVGIGVPNVHEAFKWYRQHFGMDIPIFEEAAEANLMLPYTGGKPQSRHAILAINLKGGGGFEIWQYTSRTPQPATFQPHLGDLGLFVAKIKSENVKESYAFLKAKGATLLSDIVKSPNGEEHFFIKDLYGNIFEVVEGKDWFGKGLKTTGGPVGMIIGVSNIEKSKNFYAAVLGYDKVVYDKEGEFEDLKSLPGGNVKCRRILLTHSQKRTASFAEMFGSSYIELVQVYNYSPRKIFENRFWGDLGFIHLCFDIRNMQALKEACEKAGHPFTVDGGAGFEMGEAAGHFTYIEDPDGTLIEFVETKKIPIMKKWGWYLDLRKRAPEKPVPAWMMKTLKWNRVKD; from the coding sequence ATGAGCAAATATTTAATAGCAGGCATACAACAAGTTGGGATTGGAGTTCCTAACGTACATGAGGCATTTAAGTGGTACCGTCAGCATTTCGGTATGGATATTCCTATTTTTGAAGAGGCTGCCGAAGCCAATTTGATGCTGCCTTATACGGGTGGAAAACCGCAAAGCAGACATGCTATTTTGGCAATTAACCTTAAAGGCGGTGGCGGATTCGAAATTTGGCAATACACCAGCCGTACGCCTCAGCCGGCTACTTTTCAGCCACATTTAGGTGATTTAGGTTTATTTGTTGCAAAAATTAAAAGTGAAAATGTGAAGGAGTCTTATGCGTTTCTGAAAGCTAAAGGCGCTACTTTATTAAGTGATATCGTGAAATCCCCAAATGGCGAAGAGCATTTTTTCATCAAGGATTTATACGGTAATATTTTTGAAGTTGTGGAAGGAAAAGACTGGTTTGGGAAAGGGTTAAAAACAACAGGCGGACCGGTAGGAATGATTATTGGTGTAAGTAATATCGAAAAATCTAAAAACTTTTATGCTGCAGTATTGGGTTATGATAAAGTAGTGTATGATAAGGAGGGAGAATTTGAAGATTTAAAATCTCTTCCTGGTGGAAATGTAAAATGCCGTCGTATTTTATTAACGCATTCACAAAAGCGTACAGCCAGTTTTGCCGAAATGTTTGGCAGTAGTTATATAGAACTGGTGCAAGTGTATAATTACAGTCCCCGTAAAATATTCGAAAATCGTTTTTGGGGAGATTTAGGGTTTATTCATTTATGCTTTGATATTCGGAATATGCAAGCTTTAAAAGAGGCCTGCGAAAAGGCCGGACATCCATTTACAGTGGATGGGGGTGCCGGTTTTGAAATGGGTGAAGCTGCGGGCCATTTTACATATATAGAGGATCCGGACGGTACATTAATTGAATTTGTTGAGACCAAAAAAATCCCAATCATGAAAAAATGGGGCTGGTACCTCGATTTAAGGAAACGTGCCCCTGAAAAGCCGGTTCCTGCCTGGATGATGAAAACCTTGAAATGGAATAGAGTAAAGGATTAA
- a CDS encoding DUF3458 domain-containing protein: MMTNKLTIGILTVLALACSNTKKSQSTAKTNNTTSIADEPAINLDTIKVVADEAPKKKVYRATNSLTNDILHTKLEVSFDWQKSQLIGKAVLDIKPYFYPTNMLYLDARGMEIKSLKVLQLNTMPIVAPKGKKATQPSENWMLSSTDYKYERDSLKISLGREFRPDEKYKVEIEYISKPNELKKGGSQAINDDKGLYFINPKGEDPNKMPQIWTQGETQSNSAWFPTIDSPNEKMTNEIFMTVDNKYTTLSNGLLVASTKNADGTRTDHWKMDLPHAPYLVMMGVGEFVKVTDEPWRGKEVSYYVEKEYEAHAKGIFGNTKEMMEFYSTKLGVDYPWQKYAQIVARDYVSGAMENTSATLHGDFMVYQTTREMIDGKKGEDVIAHELFHQWFGDLATSESWSNLPLNESFATYGEYLWNEYKYGRDAADEHHASSRMGYYMQSQQKQVHMIRYDYEHREDMFDAYSYNKGGQILHMLRKIVGDDAFFASLKLYLENRRFKPAEIHHLRLAFEEVTGEDMNWFFNQWFMASGHPILNVSKEYDDANKIVTLKVEQKQDFKETPLYHLPLYVDLYIKGKAERRKIVIDEAKQTFTFNVSAKPELVNFDAERQLVAKITYEKSKEEYAYQFKNAPLWGDRDEALNYFRNNLSDKQVYELVKEAVQNEKWKNFRMDAISMLGRVAKENEAELKPLMVSVSEKDADTKVRAEAIQFLASNYTGKDLEALYEKAMNEQSYSILSAALQGLAKANPTLAMQKAKSLENEKGKKLIFTIADLYAGNGTDENHSFFVNAQSQFSGFELLGYTSVYGKFLKRCNKPETVLAGAAELKKMAKSGNQYVRYGALKVIKSSLVDNWQSKEDKISSAIEKDKKDGKDVSSLEAEKKSVAELKNKLIEVYNSVK; this comes from the coding sequence ATGATGACCAATAAATTAACCATTGGAATTTTAACCGTTCTTGCACTGGCTTGTTCAAACACAAAGAAGAGTCAGTCAACAGCAAAGACAAACAATACTACAAGCATTGCAGATGAACCTGCTATAAATCTTGATACTATAAAAGTAGTAGCGGATGAGGCACCAAAGAAAAAGGTGTATCGAGCAACCAATAGTTTAACGAATGATATTTTACATACTAAATTGGAAGTAAGTTTCGATTGGCAAAAATCTCAACTGATTGGTAAAGCAGTATTAGATATCAAACCTTATTTCTATCCAACAAATATGTTGTATTTGGATGCACGTGGTATGGAGATAAAAAGTTTAAAGGTTTTACAACTGAACACTATGCCTATTGTTGCGCCTAAAGGTAAAAAGGCCACACAACCAAGTGAAAACTGGATGTTATCAAGTACTGATTACAAGTACGAACGCGATTCATTAAAAATTAGTTTAGGTCGTGAGTTTCGTCCCGATGAAAAATACAAAGTGGAAATCGAATACATTTCTAAACCGAATGAATTAAAGAAAGGCGGATCTCAGGCTATTAATGACGATAAGGGTTTGTATTTTATCAATCCTAAGGGCGAAGATCCGAATAAGATGCCTCAAATATGGACACAAGGTGAAACACAAAGTAACTCGGCCTGGTTCCCGACTATTGATAGTCCGAACGAAAAGATGACCAATGAAATCTTCATGACAGTAGATAATAAATATACTACACTATCTAACGGTTTGCTGGTTGCCTCAACAAAAAATGCTGATGGTACGCGTACTGATCATTGGAAAATGGATTTACCGCACGCGCCCTATTTAGTTATGATGGGCGTAGGTGAATTTGTAAAAGTAACAGATGAACCCTGGAGAGGTAAAGAAGTAAGTTATTATGTGGAGAAAGAGTATGAGGCACATGCCAAAGGAATTTTTGGTAATACAAAGGAGATGATGGAGTTTTATTCTACAAAGCTTGGGGTTGATTATCCTTGGCAAAAGTATGCGCAAATTGTAGCGCGTGACTACGTGAGTGGTGCTATGGAAAACACAAGCGCTACTTTGCATGGCGATTTCATGGTATATCAAACTACACGTGAAATGATTGACGGAAAAAAAGGAGAAGACGTTATCGCACACGAATTATTTCATCAATGGTTCGGAGATTTGGCGACGAGTGAAAGTTGGAGTAACCTTCCTTTAAATGAATCATTCGCTACTTACGGCGAGTATTTATGGAATGAATACAAGTATGGTCGGGATGCGGCTGATGAACACCACGCAAGTTCTCGTATGGGATATTACATGCAAAGTCAGCAAAAGCAAGTTCACATGATTCGTTACGATTATGAGCACCGCGAAGACATGTTTGATGCGTATAGTTATAATAAGGGGGGGCAAATATTGCATATGCTGCGTAAAATTGTAGGTGATGATGCCTTCTTTGCTTCTTTAAAGTTGTATTTAGAAAATCGCCGTTTTAAGCCGGCTGAAATTCATCATTTACGTTTAGCATTTGAAGAGGTTACAGGTGAGGATATGAATTGGTTTTTTAACCAATGGTTTATGGCAAGCGGTCATCCGATTTTAAATGTGAGCAAAGAGTATGATGACGCAAATAAAATCGTAACTCTAAAAGTAGAACAGAAACAAGATTTTAAAGAAACACCATTGTATCACTTGCCTTTGTATGTTGACTTATACATTAAAGGTAAAGCGGAAAGAAGAAAAATCGTAATTGATGAAGCTAAGCAAACGTTTACCTTTAATGTAAGTGCCAAACCTGAATTGGTAAACTTTGATGCAGAACGTCAGTTGGTTGCTAAAATAACATACGAAAAGTCGAAAGAAGAGTATGCTTACCAATTTAAAAATGCGCCATTATGGGGCGACAGAGATGAGGCTTTAAACTATTTCAGAAATAATTTAAGCGATAAGCAAGTTTATGAATTGGTAAAAGAAGCCGTGCAAAATGAGAAGTGGAAAAACTTTCGCATGGATGCAATTAGTATGTTAGGGCGAGTAGCGAAAGAAAATGAAGCTGAATTAAAACCATTAATGGTTTCTGTTTCTGAGAAGGATGCCGATACAAAAGTACGTGCAGAAGCCATTCAGTTTTTAGCATCTAATTATACCGGTAAGGATTTGGAAGCATTGTATGAAAAGGCTATGAATGAGCAATCGTACTCAATTCTCTCGGCAGCCTTACAAGGTTTGGCTAAGGCAAATCCAACGTTAGCTATGCAAAAAGCAAAATCGTTAGAAAATGAAAAAGGCAAGAAGTTAATTTTTACCATTGCTGATTTATATGCAGGTAATGGAACAGATGAGAATCATTCATTCTTTGTCAATGCACAATCACAATTCAGCGGATTTGAATTATTAGGCTATACAAGCGTATATGGAAAATTCTTGAAGCGTTGCAACAAACCGGAAACTGTTTTAGCAGGAGCGGCAGAGTTAAAGAAAATGGCAAAATCAGGTAATCAATATGTTCGCTATGGTGCTTTAAAAGTAATTAAGAGTAGTTTGGTAGATAATTGGCAAAGCAAAGAAGATAAGATAAGCAGCGCAATTGAGAAGGATAAAAAAGACGGCAAGGACGTTAGTTCACTCGAGGCAGAAAAGAAATCGGTAGCCGAATTAAAAAATAAATTAATTGAAGTTTACAATTCTGTGAAGTAG
- a CDS encoding acyltransferase: MITKNRIYGLDLMRSLAMLCVIITHSGYGSLFGTRYGIVAVESFFVVSGFLIGGILLRDFKDQADLSSVTHFWKKRWFRTLPLYYVVLLLKFILIDPSIGWNILYYFTFLQSNFYGIDYLNVSWTLVVEEWFYLLMPLFFLIFFRKGIKPKNFYILLAAFIIADNLLRYFWVLKTNYPYGAMVGNFVFRMDSNLIGVGLAGIRMFHPEIFKKMSHVKYFILGFSALIIAFILFSIDGGGTSDVNIQAVWVRSFWFSIVSLLVAVIIPFFYLAPIFAPKEGKQPFRWVITWISLLSYPIYLIHVEMYRFLNSTFPVFGEIHPALKFVSQNAIVVAFALLLYFFVDKPVLDYRSKMVKK; encoded by the coding sequence ATGATTACTAAAAATCGTATTTACGGTTTAGACTTAATGCGCTCACTCGCCATGTTGTGTGTTATAATTACACACAGTGGATATGGGTCACTTTTCGGTACACGTTATGGAATTGTAGCGGTAGAGTCTTTTTTTGTTGTCAGCGGCTTTTTAATTGGCGGGATTTTGCTTCGTGATTTTAAAGACCAAGCAGACCTTAGTAGCGTTACCCATTTCTGGAAAAAAAGATGGTTTAGAACACTACCTCTCTATTATGTTGTTCTTCTTTTAAAGTTTATCTTAATCGACCCAAGTATTGGATGGAACATATTGTACTATTTTACCTTTTTACAAAGTAATTTTTACGGGATTGATTATTTAAATGTTAGCTGGACATTGGTGGTTGAAGAATGGTTTTACTTATTAATGCCGTTGTTCTTTCTCATTTTTTTCAGAAAAGGTATAAAGCCAAAAAACTTTTATATTCTTTTAGCTGCGTTTATCATTGCCGACAACTTGTTACGCTATTTCTGGGTTCTAAAAACCAATTATCCTTATGGCGCTATGGTAGGTAACTTTGTTTTCAGAATGGATTCCAATTTAATTGGAGTTGGATTAGCAGGCATACGCATGTTTCATCCTGAAATCTTCAAAAAAATGTCGCATGTTAAATATTTTATTTTAGGATTTTCTGCTTTAATAATCGCGTTTATACTTTTTAGCATAGACGGAGGTGGCACTTCCGACGTTAACATACAAGCTGTTTGGGTTAGAAGTTTTTGGTTTTCGATTGTAAGCCTTTTGGTTGCTGTAATAATTCCATTCTTCTATCTTGCTCCGATTTTTGCACCAAAAGAAGGTAAACAACCATTTAGATGGGTTATTACATGGATAAGTTTACTTTCGTATCCTATTTACCTTATCCATGTTGAAATGTATCGTTTTTTAAACAGTACATTTCCTGTTTTCGGCGAAATTCATCCCGCACTTAAATTCGTGAGTCAAAACGCCATTGTGGTGGCTTTTGCCTTACTTCTTTATTTTTTCGTTGACAAACCCGTACTTGATTACCGATCAAAAATGGTAAAAAAATAA
- a CDS encoding tetratricopeptide repeat protein has product MNMKTRLTLAALSFSVFTYAQTLQDAIIKTQNENYAAAGSDFATIVSKEPSKGENYFYYGENFFGNNDLEGANAQYQKGTELNATYPLNYVGLGKVLLYKGKEAEAKAMFYKAATLGANKNTEVMRKTAEAYINAENKNLDEAIKLLNDAIKLDAKNPENYILMGDALLEKNPTDGSAPIKNYQKASELNPKSTKGILREGKLYQRGRNYQLAIDYYKKALGIDATFAPAYRELAEVYMMAGRNKDAIEYWKKYLELNNSNDARYRYFTALYNNKQYAEAIAEGESLMKAGYSNLYIPRLMGYAYYEMGNKTDTMAYVKGLDAMTKFFDLSSKESNFKYLPTDYKYKGMLLSKNGKDSLGVIEMEKAIAMDASGNCELWAEVGRIWAKAKNYNKSIAAWEKRTTCSKAVNGQDNFEFGRTCYFAGGAQLREASTIKDAKAKTAKEAEATPYFVKADTCFSGLIRSNPTFPAGYFWKGRVETYLDPNNTQWLAKPLFEKALELTKPNEKTGSYKSNVIEALEYLGYYHLTQNANKPNPESDKYFNELKTIDPNNVKAKNYFTPPKK; this is encoded by the coding sequence ATGAATATGAAGACCCGTTTAACCCTAGCTGCCCTTAGTTTCAGTGTGTTTACATACGCACAAACTTTACAGGATGCTATCATCAAAACACAAAACGAAAATTACGCTGCAGCCGGATCTGATTTCGCTACCATCGTTAGCAAAGAACCTAGCAAAGGCGAGAATTATTTTTATTACGGAGAAAACTTTTTCGGTAATAATGATTTGGAAGGTGCTAACGCACAATACCAAAAAGGAACTGAACTAAACGCTACATATCCATTAAACTATGTAGGATTAGGGAAAGTATTATTATACAAAGGCAAAGAAGCGGAAGCTAAAGCCATGTTTTATAAAGCTGCCACTTTAGGTGCAAATAAAAACACCGAAGTGATGCGTAAAACCGCGGAAGCCTATATCAATGCGGAAAATAAAAATTTAGATGAGGCTATTAAATTATTAAATGACGCTATTAAATTAGACGCGAAAAATCCTGAGAATTATATTTTGATGGGCGATGCTTTATTGGAAAAAAATCCAACTGATGGAAGTGCGCCAATTAAAAATTATCAGAAAGCATCTGAGTTAAACCCGAAATCTACCAAAGGTATTTTACGCGAAGGTAAGTTATACCAACGCGGACGTAACTACCAATTGGCTATTGATTATTACAAAAAAGCTTTAGGTATTGACGCGACTTTCGCACCTGCTTACCGCGAATTAGCGGAAGTGTACATGATGGCAGGACGTAATAAAGACGCCATTGAATACTGGAAAAAATATTTAGAATTAAACAACAGCAATGACGCGCGCTACCGTTACTTCACTGCGCTTTATAACAACAAACAATATGCAGAAGCCATTGCGGAAGGTGAAAGTTTAATGAAAGCCGGTTACAGTAATTTGTACATTCCTCGCTTAATGGGTTATGCTTATTATGAAATGGGGAATAAAACCGACACCATGGCTTATGTAAAAGGATTAGATGCCATGACGAAGTTTTTCGACTTATCATCGAAAGAATCAAACTTCAAATATTTACCAACCGATTATAAATACAAAGGAATGTTACTTTCTAAAAACGGTAAAGACTCTTTAGGTGTAATTGAAATGGAAAAAGCAATCGCCATGGACGCAAGCGGTAACTGCGAATTATGGGCTGAGGTTGGTCGTATTTGGGCGAAAGCAAAAAACTATAATAAATCTATTGCGGCATGGGAAAAACGCACTACTTGCTCAAAAGCAGTTAACGGTCAAGATAATTTTGAATTTGGAAGAACGTGTTACTTTGCCGGTGGTGCTCAATTAAGAGAAGCCTCTACCATTAAAGATGCTAAAGCAAAAACAGCGAAAGAAGCCGAGGCAACACCCTATTTCGTAAAAGCAGATACGTGTTTTTCCGGGTTAATTCGCAGCAATCCAACCTTCCCTGCAGGTTATTTCTGGAAGGGTCGTGTTGAAACATACCTAGATCCTAACAATACTCAATGGCTGGCAAAGCCGTTATTTGAAAAAGCTTTAGAACTAACGAAGCCAAATGAAAAAACAGGTAGCTACAAATCAAATGTTATTGAAGCATTGGAATATTTAGGGTATTATCACTTAACTCAAAATGCGAATAAACCAAATCCTGAATCGGATAAATACTTTAATGAGTTAAAAACGATTGATCCGAATAACGTAAAAGCTAAAAATTATTTTACGCCTCCAAAAAAGTAA
- a CDS encoding TonB family protein gives MRKTIIILLFALSYKAFPQADEAIKNPDVMPEYPGGSQEMMKFISSHLKTDSLKTDNTTNQGGCKSLVEFTVDKNGKVGQVFIVRSCVGCAACDALAVRAIEKMPPWKPGIKDGKPVPVKMGLPVFFTLK, from the coding sequence ATGAGAAAAACAATAATTATACTCTTATTTGCGTTATCCTATAAAGCTTTTCCGCAAGCTGATGAAGCGATTAAAAACCCGGATGTAATGCCTGAATACCCCGGGGGATCGCAGGAAATGATGAAATTTATTTCCTCACATCTCAAAACCGACAGTCTGAAAACCGATAACACAACAAACCAAGGAGGATGTAAAAGCTTAGTAGAATTTACCGTAGATAAAAACGGCAAAGTGGGGCAAGTTTTTATTGTGAGAAGTTGTGTGGGTTGCGCGGCATGCGATGCTTTGGCGGTTAGAGCCATCGAAAAAATGCCTCCATGGAAACCCGGAATAAAGGATGGAAAGCCCGTTCCGGTTAAAATGGGTCTACCTGTGTTTTTCACCCTTAAATAA
- a CDS encoding substrate-binding domain-containing protein: MKNNFLNSLLLLIVLAFTGCDNYYKNDYQDNSPTSGQLKVFHEEGLNLHVKNQLYTFAVQYPGSKCESIVAFENECIKALYDDSCKAIMINRLLSENEKKLFAQKQLNPRYSAMAKTGVALIVNSQTKIKTLSTEQIKKLLSDELIVKDSAGTEIKLIAITDNKQSSVSLYLRDSLLAQKSFGKNCFAVESSLELIEKIANTPNAIGFLDFAWLSDKDDELYKKYQNKIHFISVGKDNTVYFEPNQSSFKTGEYPFTRTIYFIRRSEDFTLSQGLETFMAGPKGQMTFLKQGLLPARQQERVIEINMAPLNAE; the protein is encoded by the coding sequence GTGAAGAATAATTTTTTAAATAGTTTACTCCTTTTAATTGTACTTGCATTTACAGGATGTGATAATTATTACAAAAATGATTATCAAGACAACTCTCCTACTTCAGGTCAGCTGAAAGTATTTCATGAAGAGGGGCTTAATCTCCACGTGAAAAATCAGCTTTATACTTTCGCCGTACAATACCCCGGTAGTAAATGCGAAAGTATTGTAGCTTTTGAAAACGAATGCATAAAAGCATTATATGATGATTCTTGTAAAGCAATTATGATTAATCGGCTCTTGAGCGAAAACGAAAAAAAATTATTTGCACAAAAACAACTGAATCCGCGCTATTCTGCCATGGCAAAAACAGGCGTTGCACTCATTGTGAATTCGCAAACAAAAATAAAAACCTTAAGCACTGAACAGATAAAGAAATTATTAAGTGATGAATTGATTGTAAAAGATTCTGCAGGAACTGAAATTAAACTCATCGCCATTACCGATAATAAACAATCATCTGTTTCATTGTATTTAAGAGATAGTTTATTAGCACAAAAATCATTTGGAAAAAATTGTTTTGCTGTTGAGAGCAGTTTAGAATTAATTGAAAAAATCGCCAACACACCAAATGCTATTGGGTTTCTAGATTTTGCATGGTTAAGTGATAAAGACGATGAGCTTTATAAAAAATATCAGAATAAAATTCATTTTATTTCGGTTGGTAAGGATAATACTGTTTATTTCGAACCCAACCAAAGTTCATTTAAAACCGGAGAGTATCCGTTTACACGCACGATTTATTTCATACGGCGCTCCGAAGATTTTACACTTTCGCAAGGCTTAGAAACATTTATGGCCGGACCAAAAGGACAAATGACTTTTTTAAAACAAGGTTTATTGCCGGCACGTCAACAAGAACGTGTTATTGAAATAAACATGGCTCCACTTAACGCAGAATAA
- a CDS encoding energy transducer TonB has translation MIIGGMIAFSIALFGLKLFIDNKPEEVEKPIDMSNIVVDLTPPPPQEEQPPPPPPPPPPPMVEMVKFVPPVIKDDAVEEEPQKLQEDVKETNVGTKDQEGEKDLPVVPVEETGPAEAAAPEIFTVVEEMPEFPGGAMEMMKYIQKNIQYPAMAREAGISGKCFLKFVVNGDGNISDVQILKGVAGCPDCDKEAMRVVKSMPKWKAGKQNGRAVPVYFNLPINFTIK, from the coding sequence ATGATTATTGGTGGCATGATTGCTTTCAGTATTGCTTTGTTTGGTTTAAAATTATTTATCGATAACAAACCTGAAGAAGTGGAGAAACCAATTGACATGAGTAATATCGTTGTTGATTTAACACCACCACCACCACAGGAAGAACAACCACCGCCACCACCACCACCGCCACCACCACCAATGGTTGAAATGGTGAAATTCGTTCCTCCGGTGATTAAAGATGATGCGGTGGAAGAAGAACCTCAAAAATTACAAGAAGACGTTAAAGAAACTAACGTTGGTACTAAAGACCAAGAAGGTGAAAAGGATTTGCCTGTGGTTCCGGTTGAAGAAACCGGACCTGCTGAAGCAGCAGCTCCTGAAATTTTTACTGTTGTAGAAGAAATGCCTGAATTCCCGGGTGGAGCAATGGAGATGATGAAATATATCCAAAAGAATATTCAGTATCCGGCCATGGCACGCGAAGCAGGTATAAGTGGTAAATGTTTCTTGAAGTTCGTTGTAAACGGAGATGGTAATATCAGCGACGTTCAAATTCTAAAAGGTGTTGCAGGTTGTCCTGATTGTGATAAAGAAGCAATGCGCGTTGTAAAATCAATGCCAAAGTGGAAAGCAGGTAAACAAAACGGACGAGCAGTACCGGTTTACTTTAACTTACCAATCAACTTTACAATTAAATAG
- a CDS encoding biopolymer transporter ExbD: protein MAEIAEDGGGGHGKGGKKRAKKQSTKIDMTPMVDLAFLLLTFFVLTSTFSKPKSMELTFPAPPENIQDQPPIKNGITMLLTKDDRIFYYEGEFRAEANESGPKTELKELNFSQGDGGLHKYLGEKNKWLHDQVKELDKKLEAKQMADTTYKRLVKQAKADKTTPTFLIKTDDQATYKNVIDLIDELNINIVGKYVVVDIMKSELDMINEKTGG, encoded by the coding sequence ATGGCAGAAATTGCAGAAGATGGCGGCGGTGGCCACGGCAAAGGTGGCAAGAAAAGAGCCAAGAAGCAGTCGACGAAAATCGATATGACTCCCATGGTTGACTTAGCGTTCTTGTTATTAACGTTCTTCGTATTAACATCAACGTTCAGTAAACCAAAATCGATGGAGTTAACTTTCCCTGCTCCGCCTGAAAACATTCAAGATCAACCTCCGATTAAAAACGGTATAACAATGCTCTTAACTAAAGACGACCGTATTTTTTATTACGAAGGCGAGTTTCGCGCTGAAGCAAATGAAAGCGGACCAAAAACCGAATTGAAAGAATTAAATTTTTCACAAGGCGATGGCGGCTTGCACAAATACCTCGGCGAAAAAAATAAATGGCTTCATGATCAAGTAAAGGAATTGGATAAAAAATTAGAAGCAAAACAAATGGCCGACACTACTTACAAACGTTTAGTGAAGCAAGCCAAAGCTGATAAAACGACTCCAACATTCCTTATTAAAACCGATGACCAAGCAACTTATAAAAACGTGATCGATTTAATTGATGAATTAAATATCAATATCGTTGGTAAGTATGTTGTAGTGGATATCATGAAGTCGGAGTTGGATATGATTAACGAAAAAACAGGAGGTTAA
- a CDS encoding biopolymer transporter ExbD — translation MSKKPSKGGAPSLDMTPMVDLAFLLVTFFMLTASFRMAEPVTVDPPSSIGQVTLPDNHIMVTIDDKGRLFFGISNSTAKMAALRQMSDKYGVKFTEEQIKKFSGLPSIGVDLKDLPRYIDASENERTSFQPQKGIPNDTLKNPQLKDWISFAGKEAVMAYNAAKEQAEAAGSDFKAEKPRYAIKCDGKTKYILVKDAIKTFTDLKIYQFNLITSLEGGGTVTNPQP, via the coding sequence ATGTCAAAAAAACCATCAAAAGGCGGCGCTCCAAGCTTAGATATGACACCCATGGTGGACTTAGCTTTCCTGCTCGTTACCTTTTTTATGTTGACAGCTTCTTTTCGTATGGCCGAACCGGTAACGGTTGATCCACCTTCTTCAATTGGTCAGGTAACACTACCAGATAACCACATTATGGTTACTATTGATGATAAAGGCCGTTTGTTTTTTGGAATTAGTAATTCAACAGCTAAAATGGCGGCACTTCGCCAAATGAGTGATAAATACGGAGTAAAATTTACTGAAGAACAAATAAAAAAATTCAGTGGTTTACCAAGTATTGGTGTTGATTTGAAAGATTTACCAAGATACATTGATGCCAGCGAAAATGAACGTACCAGCTTTCAACCACAAAAAGGTATCCCTAACGATACTTTAAAAAATCCACAATTAAAGGATTGGATTTCGTTTGCAGGAAAAGAAGCAGTAATGGCTTACAATGCAGCAAAAGAACAAGCTGAAGCAGCTGGTTCAGATTTTAAAGCAGAGAAGCCACGCTATGCAATTAAATGTGATGGCAAAACCAAATACATTTTGGTTAAAGATGCTATCAAAACATTTACGGATTTAAAAATTTATCAGTTTAACTTAATTACATCTTTAGAAGGCGGCGGAACGGTTACCAATCCACAACCTTAA
- a CDS encoding MotA/TolQ/ExbB proton channel family protein, with protein MSKNKTSGGFPLVVSALAIAICIGIGVFIFTQVLGAPSNFEGGDPIKGHPHNLLGTMYKGGFIVPILLGFLFTVITFALERFVTIQKANGKGQTEKFVAKIKELISSHDFDGAIAACDAQKGSLANVVREGIEKYKFVMNDSSMDKEAKVAAIQKALEEATALELPMLSKNMVVISTMASIGTLAGLIGTVVGMIRAFAALANAGAPDTAALATGISEALVNTLVGILTSACAIIFYNLFSNRIDQITYAMDEAGFTIIGEFQSTGK; from the coding sequence ATGAGCAAGAACAAAACATCAGGAGGATTTCCTTTAGTAGTTTCAGCATTAGCAATTGCTATTTGCATCGGTATCGGCGTTTTCATTTTCACCCAAGTGTTAGGTGCGCCTAGTAACTTTGAAGGTGGCGACCCAATCAAAGGGCATCCGCATAACTTATTAGGAACCATGTACAAAGGTGGATTTATCGTACCTATCTTATTAGGGTTTTTATTTACAGTAATCACTTTCGCTCTTGAGCGTTTTGTTACTATTCAAAAAGCAAATGGTAAAGGTCAAACAGAAAAATTCGTTGCTAAGATTAAGGAATTAATTTCAAGCCACGATTTTGATGGAGCTATCGCTGCTTGCGATGCTCAAAAAGGTTCATTAGCAAACGTAGTTCGCGAAGGAATTGAAAAATACAAATTCGTCATGAACGATTCTTCAATGGATAAAGAAGCAAAAGTTGCTGCTATTCAAAAAGCATTAGAAGAAGCTACAGCTTTAGAATTACCAATGTTATCAAAAAACATGGTGGTTATTTCAACCATGGCCTCTATTGGTACTTTAGCCGGTCTTATCGGTACTGTAGTTGGTATGATTCGTGCGTTCGCGGCTTTGGCAAACGCCGGTGCTCCTGATACTGCAGCCTTAGCAACCGGTATCTCTGAAGCGCTTGTAAACACTTTAGTAGGGATCTTAACTTCTGCTTGTGCGATTATTTTCTATAACTTATTTAGTAACCGTATCGATCAGATTACTTACGCAATGGACGAAGCAGGATTTACCATCATCGGTGAATTCCAATCAACCGGAAAATAA